One genomic segment of Sphingorhabdus sp. M41 includes these proteins:
- a CDS encoding DUF6127 family protein: MQNDEMLARLMAQAEGDGADLVTLRAIVEEATDSGAVRVLDRLGLADPTAQDDIDELRELLRAWRDAKASAWKAAIRWIIRGVLALLLVGIAMRLGLGHLVS; the protein is encoded by the coding sequence ATGCAAAACGACGAAATGCTTGCCCGCCTGATGGCGCAGGCGGAAGGCGATGGGGCTGATCTGGTGACATTGCGGGCGATTGTCGAGGAGGCGACGGACAGCGGCGCGGTGCGGGTGCTCGACCGGCTCGGGCTGGCCGATCCGACGGCGCAGGACGATATTGACGAGCTGCGCGAACTGCTCCGCGCCTGGCGCGACGCCAAGGCGAGCGCGTGGAAGGCGGCGATCCGCTGGATAATTCGGGGGGTGCTGGCCTTGCTGCTGGTCGGGATCGCGATGCGGCTGGGGTTGGGGCACCTGGTGTCGTGA
- a CDS encoding phage portal protein produces the protein MTFWENIALAFKGGGGPARPPLGRSYIGTYGGAALSGDAPFSYEGRVREAYVENAIAQRAVRIVAEGVGGAPLLPVDEKVAALVGGPGASQSLLETIAAHLLLHGNAYVQVILGDEDQPAELYALRPDRITVEPDAKGWPVAYNYRAGEHRTRFAAQDATGRPAIVHLKGFHPTDDHYGLGCLGAAAKAVAVHNAAAKWNKAILDNAARPSGALVYDPGADGSALTGEQFDRLKAEMDASFAGAGNAGRPMLLEGGLKWQSMSMTPADMDFVALKEAAAREIALAFGVPPMLLGLPGDNSYANYREANRALWRLMILPLAGKILDGLSGALGAWWPEVALAVDRDQIPALSEDRERLWKQVCEADFLSPEEKRAMLGV, from the coding sequence ATGACATTCTGGGAAAATATCGCGCTCGCCTTCAAGGGCGGGGGTGGACCAGCGCGGCCGCCTTTGGGGCGGTCCTATATCGGCACTTATGGTGGCGCGGCTCTTTCGGGGGACGCGCCTTTTTCTTATGAAGGAAGGGTGCGCGAGGCCTATGTCGAGAATGCCATTGCCCAGCGCGCGGTGCGGATTGTTGCCGAGGGAGTTGGTGGTGCGCCGCTGCTGCCGGTGGATGAAAAGGTTGCGGCCCTGGTCGGTGGACCGGGCGCGAGCCAGTCACTGCTGGAGACCATTGCGGCGCATCTGCTGCTCCATGGCAATGCCTATGTGCAGGTCATTCTCGGGGACGAGGATCAGCCGGCGGAGCTCTACGCGCTTCGTCCGGACCGCATAACCGTCGAGCCGGATGCCAAGGGCTGGCCGGTGGCCTATAATTACCGCGCCGGTGAGCATCGCACGCGCTTTGCGGCGCAGGATGCGACGGGGCGACCGGCGATTGTGCATCTCAAGGGCTTTCACCCGACCGATGATCATTATGGTCTCGGTTGTCTCGGCGCGGCGGCGAAAGCGGTCGCGGTCCACAATGCGGCGGCGAAATGGAACAAGGCGATCCTGGACAATGCGGCGCGGCCTTCGGGCGCTCTGGTCTATGATCCGGGCGCGGATGGATCGGCGCTGACCGGGGAGCAGTTCGACCGGCTGAAGGCCGAAATGGATGCAAGTTTTGCGGGGGCGGGCAATGCCGGTCGGCCGATGCTGCTCGAAGGTGGCCTGAAATGGCAGTCGATGAGCATGACCCCGGCGGATATGGATTTTGTCGCGTTGAAAGAGGCGGCGGCGCGGGAGATTGCGCTGGCCTTTGGCGTGCCGCCGATGCTGCTTGGACTGCCCGGCGACAATAGTTACGCCAATTATCGCGAGGCCAACCGGGCGCTGTGGCGGCTGATGATCCTGCCGCTGGCGGGGAAGATATTGGATGGCTTGTCGGGTGCGCTGGGTGCGTGGTGGCCGGAAGTTGCGCTGGCGGTGGACCGCGACCAGATCCCGGCGCTGTCCGAAGATCGCGAGCGGCTGTGGAAACAGGTGTGCGAGGCGGATTTTCTGTCGCCGGAAGAGAAACGGGCGATGCTGGGGGTGTAG
- a CDS encoding DNA-packaging protein yields the protein MNDISEAELFAQWTARERNIFFSSLSRQEQEQLFYRWHFWARPGQRPPEGDWSVWLIMAGRGFGKTRAGAEWVRHIAEGDGSARFALVGANYAETRTVMVEGESGLLSIAPPKQRPVWEPSLKRLTWDNGAQAHLYSAAEPEGLRGPQHSHGWCDEIAKWMNNAGQAEAAWDNLKMGLRLGYRPQLVATTTPRPVPLVRALVSGEVAITSGRTLDNDLHLPVAFLTAMTADYGGTRLGRQELDGELIEDVEGALWTRAMIEECRVGRDAVRVERSRDTLDSANRSLDCARDEREIGFARIVIGVDPPASKNGDACGIIVAGLGADGKAYVLADCSVEKASPETWARKVADAADRYDADRVIAEANQGGAMVKSVLQAAKISLPVKLVHASRGKVARAEPVAALYENGRVHHAGAFPQLEDEMCGLLVGGGYEGPGRSPDRADALVWALTELMLGKAREPRVR from the coding sequence ATGAATGATATCTCCGAGGCGGAGCTATTTGCCCAATGGACCGCGCGGGAGCGCAACATATTTTTTTCTTCGCTGAGCCGGCAGGAACAGGAGCAATTATTCTACCGCTGGCATTTCTGGGCGCGACCCGGACAGAGGCCGCCCGAAGGGGACTGGTCGGTCTGGCTGATCATGGCCGGGCGCGGCTTTGGCAAGACCCGGGCCGGGGCGGAATGGGTGCGCCACATTGCCGAAGGCGATGGCAGCGCCCGCTTCGCGCTGGTCGGGGCCAATTATGCCGAAACCCGCACGGTGATGGTCGAAGGGGAAAGCGGTCTGCTATCGATCGCGCCACCCAAGCAGCGGCCGGTCTGGGAACCGTCGCTGAAGCGGCTAACCTGGGATAATGGCGCGCAGGCGCATCTCTATTCCGCCGCCGAGCCGGAGGGCCTGCGCGGACCGCAGCACAGCCACGGCTGGTGCGACGAGATTGCCAAATGGATGAACAATGCCGGACAGGCGGAAGCGGCCTGGGACAATCTGAAAATGGGTTTGCGTCTTGGGTACCGGCCGCAACTGGTGGCGACCACAACGCCGCGGCCGGTGCCGCTGGTGCGGGCGTTGGTGAGTGGAGAGGTGGCGATCACGTCAGGCCGGACTCTGGATAATGATCTGCATTTGCCGGTGGCTTTTCTCACCGCGATGACGGCGGATTATGGCGGCACAAGGCTGGGGCGACAGGAGCTGGATGGCGAGCTGATCGAGGATGTCGAGGGCGCGCTGTGGACAAGGGCGATGATTGAGGAGTGCCGGGTTGGCCGCGATGCCGTTCGTGTCGAGCGAAGTCGAGACACTTTGGATAGCGCGAACCGGTCTCTCGACTGCGCTCGAGACGAACGGGAGATTGGTTTTGCCCGCATCGTAATCGGCGTCGACCCGCCGGCATCGAAAAATGGAGACGCTTGCGGGATCATTGTCGCCGGACTGGGCGCGGATGGTAAAGCTTATGTGCTGGCCGATTGCAGCGTGGAAAAGGCCAGCCCCGAAACATGGGCACGCAAGGTGGCTGATGCGGCGGACCGCTATGATGCCGACCGCGTCATTGCCGAAGCCAATCAAGGCGGGGCGATGGTTAAATCGGTGCTGCAGGCGGCGAAGATTTCGCTGCCGGTGAAGCTGGTCCACGCTTCGCGCGGCAAGGTCGCGCGGGCGGAACCGGTGGCGGCGCTCTATGAAAATGGCCGCGTCCATCATGCCGGTGCGTTCCCGCAACTGGAAGACGAGATGTGCGGGCTGCTGGTCGGCGGCGGCTATGAAGGGCCGGGGCGGTCGCCGGATCGGGCGGATGCTTTGGTCTGGGCGTTGACGGAACTGATGCTGGGCAAGGCGCGGGAGCCACGGGTTCGGTAG
- a CDS encoding patatin-like phospholipase family protein: MAEPTEKPDLSRHALFDGVAPEALEALQSVSEMRRIAGGEALVRQGEDADALYFVESGRFRVVVNKKRIVAHIETGEAVGELAFFAGGKRTADVIAMRDSSVLDVSRQAFDEIALRHPQLNVAMLKLVSERLAVATARTSSILSKNPRVIALLPAGNSKLPDGFLARLAGAFEAVVRAETPVVPIDRATSEAADAHEYQSWLADQEAKGAYVLIDGSGSDDWGQMVCRNADALVMVGRSGRADPEPNAMEISAMRWIAEPQRTLLLLRSNGGKTISHSGDWIDPRAPKLHHHVALDNDADFTKVARFLTGRAVGVVLAGGGALGCAHLGVIKALQQAEIPIDFIGGASAGAAMGGAIARGMSVDETLDQMEAMFIHAKAMKRLTLPIYSLLDPTVFDSELRTRYGTRDIADQPINFFGVSTNLSTNGLHVHRRGPLWECVRASGSLPTILPPFIDSDGNILVDGGVLDNVPVKVMHGLKAGPNIVVSLGDPNEVWRTDALYDDIRGRWSLLRDVILRRKRAVEFPSIVEIMSRSMVVASRMASKEMLGEQDILVNPPIIADMQILDWHLGRELADMAADYIGEQVIPTMDLGE, encoded by the coding sequence GTGGCTGAACCAACTGAAAAGCCGGACCTGAGCCGACACGCTCTTTTTGACGGGGTGGCGCCAGAGGCTCTGGAGGCTTTGCAATCGGTCTCGGAGATGCGGCGAATTGCCGGCGGCGAAGCGCTGGTGCGTCAGGGTGAAGACGCCGATGCGCTCTATTTTGTCGAATCCGGCCGGTTCCGGGTGGTGGTCAACAAGAAGCGGATTGTCGCGCATATCGAAACCGGCGAAGCGGTGGGTGAGCTGGCCTTTTTTGCTGGCGGCAAGCGCACCGCCGATGTCATCGCCATGCGCGATTCTTCGGTGCTGGACGTATCGCGGCAGGCCTTTGACGAGATTGCTCTGCGCCATCCCCAGCTGAACGTGGCCATGCTCAAGCTGGTTTCAGAACGGCTGGCAGTGGCGACGGCACGGACATCTTCCATCTTATCAAAAAACCCTCGTGTAATTGCCTTATTGCCAGCCGGAAACAGCAAATTGCCCGACGGTTTTCTGGCGCGGCTGGCGGGCGCCTTTGAAGCCGTGGTCCGGGCGGAAACACCGGTGGTGCCGATCGACCGGGCGACGAGCGAGGCAGCGGATGCTCATGAATATCAGTCATGGCTCGCGGATCAGGAAGCCAAGGGTGCCTATGTGCTGATCGACGGTAGTGGCTCGGACGACTGGGGTCAGATGGTCTGCCGCAATGCCGATGCGCTGGTGATGGTGGGGCGGTCCGGCCGGGCGGATCCCGAGCCCAATGCGATGGAAATATCGGCGATGCGCTGGATTGCGGAACCGCAACGCACGTTGCTGCTGCTCCGTTCGAACGGCGGCAAGACGATCAGCCACAGTGGTGACTGGATTGATCCGCGCGCTCCCAAGCTGCACCATCATGTCGCGCTCGACAATGATGCGGATTTTACCAAGGTCGCCCGGTTCCTGACCGGCAGGGCAGTTGGCGTGGTGCTGGCCGGTGGTGGCGCCCTGGGCTGTGCCCATCTCGGCGTGATCAAGGCACTGCAGCAGGCCGAGATTCCGATCGACTTTATCGGCGGTGCCAGTGCTGGCGCGGCGATGGGCGGAGCGATTGCGCGCGGCATGTCGGTCGACGAAACGCTCGACCAGATGGAGGCGATGTTCATCCATGCCAAGGCGATGAAGCGGCTGACCCTGCCGATCTACTCGCTGCTCGATCCGACGGTGTTCGACAGCGAACTGAGAACCCGTTACGGCACCAGGGATATTGCCGACCAGCCGATCAATTTCTTCGGCGTCTCGACCAATCTCTCGACCAACGGTCTGCATGTCCACCGGCGGGGGCCGTTGTGGGAATGTGTCCGGGCTTCGGGTTCCCTGCCGACCATATTGCCACCATTTATCGATAGTGACGGCAATATTCTGGTCGATGGCGGCGTGCTCGACAATGTCCCGGTCAAGGTGATGCACGGGCTCAAGGCCGGGCCGAATATCGTGGTGTCTCTGGGTGACCCGAACGAGGTCTGGCGCACCGATGCTCTTTATGATGATATCCGCGGGCGCTGGAGCCTGCTGCGCGACGTGATACTGCGCCGCAAGCGAGCTGTGGAATTCCCGTCGATTGTCGAGATCATGTCGCGTTCGATGGTGGTCGCCAGCCGGATGGCATCGAAGGAAATGCTCGGCGAGCAGGATATATTGGTGAATCCGCCGATCATCGCCGACATGCAGATACTCGACTGGCATCTTGGCCGGGAACTGGCGGATATGGCGGCGGATTATATCGGCGAACAGGTCATTCCGACCATGGATCTCGGGGAGTAA
- a CDS encoding DUF2855 family protein, with amino-acid sequence MQSLWVKKNDLAQTQWHDSEAPVLADGQILLAVEKYALTANNITYAVVGDGFGYWNFFPTGDDQWGIVPVWGFAKVVASENADIAVGERVYGYLPMASHLLVTPANVQDGGFIDGAAHRQGLAIIYNQYHRLGTDESPLEAERAIFQPLFTTSFLIEHFMRSNDWFGAEALLMTSASSKTSLGLAMVAKNLSPTIRRIGLTSTGNKAFVEKSGLYDEVLTYDDLSAADAGTPTVSVDFAGNGQLLAAIHAHWGDNLKYSSLVGATHVEERGGASDLPGPKAELFFAPTAAESLMKEIGPAAFRARVDEQFSAFVKGASAYLTIEDIAGPEALQSAYLAMLANEVAPSRGLMCQMDQAQA; translated from the coding sequence ATGCAAAGCCTGTGGGTGAAGAAAAATGATCTGGCGCAAACGCAATGGCACGACAGCGAGGCACCGGTTCTGGCAGATGGCCAGATTTTGCTCGCCGTTGAAAAATATGCGCTGACGGCGAATAATATCACTTATGCCGTGGTCGGTGACGGCTTTGGCTACTGGAATTTCTTTCCTACCGGCGATGACCAATGGGGCATTGTTCCGGTCTGGGGCTTTGCCAAGGTCGTCGCTTCGGAAAATGCCGATATTGCCGTGGGTGAACGGGTTTACGGCTATTTGCCGATGGCGAGCCATTTGCTGGTGACGCCAGCCAATGTCCAGGATGGCGGCTTCATCGACGGCGCGGCGCACCGGCAGGGACTGGCGATCATCTATAATCAATATCACCGGCTGGGAACGGACGAGAGTCCGCTTGAAGCGGAGCGCGCGATCTTCCAGCCTTTGTTCACCACCAGCTTCCTGATCGAACATTTCATGCGGTCGAACGACTGGTTCGGGGCAGAGGCATTGCTGATGACCAGTGCGTCTTCGAAAACCTCACTGGGTCTGGCCATGGTTGCGAAAAACCTGAGTCCGACGATCAGGCGCATTGGCCTGACCTCGACGGGGAACAAGGCTTTTGTCGAGAAATCGGGGCTTTATGACGAGGTTCTGACCTATGATGATCTCTCGGCCGCCGATGCGGGTACGCCGACCGTGTCGGTCGACTTTGCCGGTAACGGTCAGTTGCTCGCCGCTATCCATGCGCACTGGGGCGACAATCTGAAATATAGTTCGCTGGTTGGCGCGACCCATGTCGAAGAACGCGGGGGTGCCAGTGATCTGCCGGGGCCGAAAGCCGAGCTTTTCTTTGCGCCTACCGCAGCCGAGAGCCTGATGAAGGAAATCGGTCCGGCGGCGTTTCGGGCGCGGGTCGATGAGCAATTTTCTGCATTCGTCAAAGGGGCGAGCGCCTATCTGACGATCGAGGATATTGCGGGACCGGAGGCTCTGCAATCTGCCTATCTCGCGATGCTCGCCAATGAGGTTGCACCCAGTCGCGGCTTGATGTGCCAGATGGATCAGGCGCAGGCTTGA
- a CDS encoding alanine/glycine:cation symporter family protein — protein sequence MSAAPALIDQVTAVSDLIWLGMWNDQPVLPVMGQPIPPMVIILLGAGLYFMIGLKGYPLRNLFPAMAGLFKKSKVPGAGEISPFAALSTALSGQVGTGNLAGVATAITLGGPGAIFWMWITALFGMALAFAEGSLAVRFRSQAADGTYRGGPMTYITLGLGPKWIWLAVLFCLGALFSALVTGNGIQAQSLGTSANQLFGVEPWVGGVVAAVAVFTVIIGGVKSIGRVAETIVPWMAGAYLLMALIAIILNIGDMPETFSRIFAGAFGYDAASGGFLGAMIMIAIRSGVARGLFSNEAGQGSTPIAHAVAQTNDPAAQGRFAMMGTFIDTIVICTMTALVMLTVEGSFVHTLENGTTEIVKHAWQSDLNGFEMTSGAFAAAFSPELLGVPIGTLIASIALILFVFTTLLTWSYYGERAITYLYDLVPGSSLQGEKVLHVLWRILWCIVIYFGSFADLETVWRLGDISNAVMTLPNIVALLALSGVVFALAKGDRAAGTDHGRETPKELLEEITGAPGH from the coding sequence GTGAGTGCAGCACCGGCTTTGATTGATCAAGTGACCGCGGTGTCGGATTTAATCTGGCTCGGAATGTGGAACGACCAGCCGGTCTTGCCGGTAATGGGCCAGCCCATTCCTCCGATGGTCATCATCCTTCTCGGTGCCGGGCTATATTTCATGATCGGCCTGAAGGGCTATCCGCTGCGCAACCTGTTCCCCGCCATGGCCGGCTTGTTCAAGAAGTCCAAGGTCCCGGGCGCCGGTGAGATATCTCCCTTTGCAGCCCTGTCCACAGCGCTCTCCGGTCAGGTCGGCACAGGCAATCTGGCCGGCGTCGCCACAGCCATCACGCTGGGTGGGCCAGGAGCGATCTTCTGGATGTGGATCACGGCCCTGTTCGGCATGGCACTGGCTTTTGCCGAAGGTTCGCTGGCGGTACGGTTCCGCTCGCAGGCAGCGGACGGCACCTATCGCGGTGGCCCGATGACCTATATCACTCTTGGCCTTGGTCCGAAATGGATCTGGCTGGCGGTTCTGTTCTGCCTCGGCGCCCTGTTTTCGGCTCTGGTAACCGGCAACGGAATTCAGGCGCAAAGCCTGGGGACATCAGCCAACCAGCTATTTGGCGTAGAACCATGGGTCGGCGGCGTCGTCGCGGCGGTTGCTGTTTTCACCGTCATCATCGGCGGCGTAAAGTCGATTGGCCGGGTAGCAGAAACCATCGTCCCGTGGATGGCCGGCGCTTATTTGCTGATGGCACTGATTGCCATCATATTGAACATTGGTGACATGCCCGAAACATTTTCGCGCATTTTTGCTGGTGCCTTCGGCTATGACGCAGCGTCTGGCGGCTTTCTTGGCGCGATGATCATGATCGCGATCCGCTCCGGTGTCGCGCGCGGCCTGTTCTCCAACGAAGCCGGTCAGGGTTCGACCCCGATTGCCCATGCCGTCGCGCAAACCAATGATCCTGCCGCCCAAGGCCGCTTCGCGATGATGGGTACATTCATCGATACCATCGTCATCTGCACGATGACGGCTCTGGTCATGCTCACGGTCGAAGGAAGCTTTGTCCACACGCTTGAAAATGGCACGACGGAAATTGTCAAACATGCGTGGCAGTCGGATCTGAACGGTTTTGAAATGACCTCGGGCGCGTTCGCCGCGGCTTTCTCACCCGAATTGCTGGGCGTTCCCATCGGCACGCTCATCGCCTCGATCGCGCTGATCCTGTTCGTCTTCACAACCTTGCTCACCTGGAGCTATTATGGCGAACGGGCGATCACCTATCTCTATGATCTGGTGCCCGGTTCGTCGCTGCAGGGCGAGAAAGTCCTGCACGTCCTGTGGCGGATTCTCTGGTGCATCGTCATCTATTTCGGTTCCTTTGCGGATCTCGAAACCGTCTGGCGTCTGGGCGACATTTCCAACGCAGTCATGACTCTCCCCAATATCGTTGCTCTGCTGGCGCTGTCCGGTGTGGTCTTCGCGCTGGCAAAAGGCGATCGCGCCGCCGGCACCGACCATGGCCGCGAGACTCCGAAGGAATTGCTGGAAGAGATCACCGGCGCACCCGGTCACTAG
- a CDS encoding YqaA family protein, translating to MLKRLYEWMLDKAAHRQAPKWLAGISFAESSFFPIPPDVMLAPMCLAKPERAYWYALVCTVASVLGALLGYAIGYFVFETVGMPILEFYGVTEKFDIFAQNFNEQGWVVVLLAGFTPLPFKVITIAAGSTAMPLHILIGAAIIARSARFFLVAALLRYFGPPMKDWIDKNFALATTVVGILFVGGFAAVSWFL from the coding sequence ATGCTCAAACGCCTATACGAATGGATGCTCGACAAGGCCGCGCATCGGCAGGCCCCGAAATGGCTGGCCGGAATCAGCTTTGCCGAATCCAGCTTCTTCCCGATCCCGCCCGATGTCATGCTGGCCCCCATGTGTCTGGCAAAACCCGAGCGCGCCTATTGGTACGCGCTGGTCTGCACCGTCGCCTCGGTTCTCGGCGCACTGCTCGGCTATGCCATCGGCTATTTTGTCTTTGAGACCGTCGGCATGCCGATCCTCGAATTTTACGGTGTCACCGAAAAATTCGATATTTTTGCTCAGAATTTCAACGAACAGGGCTGGGTCGTCGTCCTGCTGGCCGGCTTCACGCCACTGCCGTTCAAGGTGATCACCATCGCTGCCGGCAGCACCGCCATGCCGCTCCATATCCTGATCGGCGCCGCCATTATCGCCCGTTCTGCTCGCTTCTTTCTGGTCGCTGCCCTGCTCCGCTATTTCGGACCGCCGATGAAGGACTGGATCGACAAGAATTTCGCTCTCGCCACCACTGTCGTCGGCATCCTCTTCGTCGGCGGCTTTGCCGCCGTCAGCTGGTTCCTGTGA
- a CDS encoding glutamate--cysteine ligase yields MSTRQVSDSNDPVIENIDQLIEPMVQGEKPKDRWRIGTEHEKFVYSTTDHHAPSYDEPGGIRDLLLAMQEFGWKPVEEGGKVIAMSGSDGAISLEPAGQLELSGAPLENLHETCNETGRHLQQVKAIGEKTGTGFLGMGMWPDKTRAELPIMPKGRYQIMLNHMPRVGNLGLDMMLRTCTIQVNLDYGSEADMAQKFRVGLALQPLATALFANSPFTEGKPNGYQSFRSHIWSDTDPHRTGMLPFVFEEGFGYERYAEYMLDVPMYFVFRDGKYIDAAGLSFRDFLKRNLSVLPGEKPTMSDWTDHLSTAFPEVRLKSFLEMRGADGGPWNRICALPAFWVGLLYDQTALDAAWDRVKGWSMEEREALRNAVPKLGLDTPIPNGQTLKDLAKEILDISSAGLTARNRLNTSGDNESGFLDPLREVVAKGKSPAAQLLERYHGEWNGDVSRVYDEMSF; encoded by the coding sequence ATGAGCACAAGACAGGTTTCCGACAGCAACGATCCCGTGATCGAAAATATCGACCAGTTGATCGAACCCATGGTCCAGGGCGAAAAGCCGAAGGACCGCTGGCGGATCGGCACCGAGCACGAGAAATTCGTCTATTCCACCACCGACCATCATGCCCCCAGCTATGATGAACCCGGCGGCATCAGGGACCTGTTGCTGGCGATGCAGGAATTTGGCTGGAAGCCGGTCGAAGAAGGCGGCAAGGTCATCGCCATGTCCGGCAGTGACGGCGCGATCAGCCTGGAACCCGCAGGCCAGCTGGAACTCTCCGGTGCGCCACTGGAAAACCTGCACGAGACCTGCAACGAAACCGGTCGCCATTTGCAGCAGGTGAAGGCGATTGGCGAGAAGACCGGTACAGGTTTCCTCGGCATGGGCATGTGGCCGGACAAGACCCGCGCCGAATTGCCGATCATGCCCAAGGGCCGCTACCAGATCATGCTCAATCACATGCCGCGCGTCGGCAATCTCGGCCTCGACATGATGCTGCGCACCTGCACCATCCAGGTCAATCTCGACTATGGTAGCGAAGCCGACATGGCGCAGAAATTCCGCGTCGGTCTCGCGCTGCAGCCGCTGGCCACCGCGCTGTTCGCCAATTCGCCCTTCACCGAGGGCAAGCCCAACGGCTACCAGAGCTTCCGCAGCCATATCTGGTCGGACACCGACCCGCACCGCACCGGCATGCTGCCCTTCGTGTTCGAAGAGGGTTTCGGCTACGAACGCTATGCCGAATATATGCTCGACGTACCGATGTATTTCGTCTTCCGCGACGGCAAATATATCGACGCCGCCGGCCTCAGCTTCCGCGATTTTCTCAAACGCAATCTCTCGGTTCTGCCCGGCGAGAAACCGACCATGTCCGACTGGACCGACCATCTTTCCACCGCCTTCCCGGAAGTGCGCCTGAAAAGCTTCCTCGAGATGCGCGGCGCCGATGGCGGCCCCTGGAACCGGATCTGCGCCCTGCCAGCCTTCTGGGTCGGCCTGCTCTACGACCAGACCGCGCTCGACGCCGCCTGGGACAGGGTCAAGGGCTGGAGCATGGAAGAGCGCGAGGCGCTGCGCAACGCCGTACCCAAGCTCGGACTCGATACGCCGATCCCCAATGGTCAGACGTTGAAGGACCTGGCCAAAGAAATCCTCGACATATCATCGGCTGGCCTGACCGCGCGCAACCGCCTGAACACCAGCGGCGACAATGAAAGCGGCTTTCTCGATCCGCTGCGCGAAGTGGTCGCCAAAGGCAAATCACCGGCGGCGCAACTGCTCGAGCGCTATCACGGCGAATGGAACGGCGATGTCAGCCGGGTCTATGAC